In Enterobacter pseudoroggenkampii, the following proteins share a genomic window:
- the rplR gene encoding 50S ribosomal protein L18: MDKKSARIRRATRARRKLKELGATRLVVHRTPRHIYAQVIAPNGSEVLVAASTVEKAISEQLKYTGNKDAAAAVGKAVAERALEKGISNVSFDRSGFQYHGRVQALADAAREAGLQF, from the coding sequence ATGGATAAGAAATCTGCTCGTATCCGTCGTGCGACCCGCGCACGCCGCAAGCTCAAAGAGCTGGGTGCAACTCGCCTGGTGGTACATCGTACCCCGCGTCATATTTACGCACAGGTAATTGCACCGAACGGTTCTGAAGTTCTGGTAGCTGCTTCTACTGTAGAAAAAGCTATCTCAGAACAATTGAAGTACACCGGTAACAAAGACGCCGCTGCAGCTGTAGGTAAAGCTGTTGCTGAACGCGCTCTGGAAAAAGGCATCAGCAATGTTTCCTTTGACCGTTCCGGGTTCCAATATCATGGTCGTGTCCAGGCACTGGCAGATGCTGCCCGTGAAGCTGGCCTTCAGTTCTAA
- the rpsH gene encoding 30S ribosomal protein S8 produces the protein MSMQDPIADMLTRIRNGQAANKVAVTMPSAKLKVAIANVLKEEGFIEDFKVEGDTKPELELTLKYFQGKAVVESIQRVSRPGLRIYKKKDELPKVMAGLGIAVVSTSKGVMTDRAARQAGLGGEIICYVA, from the coding sequence ATGAGCATGCAAGATCCGATCGCGGATATGCTGACCCGTATCCGTAACGGTCAGGCCGCGAACAAAGTTGCGGTCACCATGCCTTCCGCCAAGCTGAAAGTGGCAATTGCCAACGTGCTGAAGGAAGAAGGTTTTATCGAAGATTTTAAAGTTGAAGGCGACACCAAGCCGGAACTGGAACTTACTCTCAAGTATTTCCAGGGTAAAGCTGTTGTAGAAAGCATTCAGCGTGTCAGCCGCCCAGGCCTGCGCATCTATAAGAAAAAAGATGAGCTGCCAAAAGTTATGGCTGGTCTTGGTATCGCAGTTGTTTCTACCTCTAAAGGTGTTATGACTGATCGTGCAGCGCGCCAGGCTGGTCTTGGTGGCGAAATTATCTGCTACGTAGCCTAA
- the rplF gene encoding 50S ribosomal protein L6, producing the protein MSRVAKAPVVIPAGVDVKIDGQVITIKGKNGELTRTLNKAVEVKHADNALTFGPRDGFVDGWAQAGTARALLNSMVVGVTEGFTKKLQLVGVGYRAAIKGNAVGLSLGFSHPVEHPLPAGITAECPTQTEIVLKGADKQLIGQVAADLRAYRRPEPYKGKGVRYADEVVRTKEAKKK; encoded by the coding sequence ATGTCTCGTGTTGCTAAAGCACCGGTCGTTATTCCTGCCGGCGTTGATGTAAAAATCGACGGTCAGGTTATTACGATCAAAGGTAAAAACGGCGAGCTGACTCGTACCCTCAACAAAGCTGTTGAAGTTAAACATGCAGATAACGCTCTGACCTTCGGTCCACGTGATGGTTTCGTGGATGGTTGGGCTCAGGCTGGTACCGCGCGTGCCCTGCTGAACTCAATGGTTGTTGGTGTTACCGAAGGCTTCACTAAAAAGCTTCAGCTGGTTGGTGTAGGTTATCGTGCAGCTATCAAAGGGAATGCAGTAGGCCTGTCTCTGGGCTTCTCACACCCTGTTGAGCATCCGCTGCCGGCCGGTATCACTGCAGAATGTCCGACTCAAACTGAAATCGTGCTGAAAGGCGCTGATAAACAGCTGATCGGTCAGGTTGCAGCAGATCTGCGCGCCTACCGTCGTCCTGAGCCTTACAAAGGCAAGGGTGTTCGTTACGCCGACGAAGTCGTGCGTACCAAAGAGGCTAAGAAGAAGTAA